The nucleotide sequence cagaaaatacagaggaagtatttttttgtaaataaagCTCTCTGTAAGCATTTTGTCTACTGCACGTCAGGTGTTTGTGCACCTGTTTTTGAGTTAGAATGGTTTTTAGGTCCTTGCTAGTAGTATTGAATCCACATTACAGTAAATGTGCTTTAGCCTTTAGTCAGCTGTGGTCTTGTGTAGTATTCTGTAATACTTTTTGAAATATTGACACCTTTTAAATAGAGGGGGTTTGCTttaaaaggagggaggaagggtatacaggaaagaactgaacatTCTTGAAATGCTGACCCTCTCGTTTTCCTTGCAGGAAGTCCTGGCTGAGTAAAGTTGGCAGCCCAAGTTCTCGCATAGACCGAACAAACTTTTCCAATGAAAAGGAGATTTCCAAGCTTGACTTCTCAGGATTTAGCACTCGATACTGACAGAAGAAAACATCACTAAGCACAAAACTATGATGTTTCTGCTGCATGATGGGTTTCTGTGCCTCCATAAAATGTCACAAGAGCATTTGGATGCTTTCTGTACTAGAGATAAATATAAATGGTCCCTGTTCACATGAAGTAAGAATTTTAGTTGCTATGTTAGACATTTACATGATGAATGTCAATATCTAGGATCTAAAATGCCAATGCCTAATTCATTGCACCTGGAAAGCTATATAAATTGTTAGTGATTATTTTTGCACAATGATACGTGTTACATATAACCATATGGAACCTCATCTTTACACTGTGATTCATATTTTAGATGCAAAATAATAAATTCAAGTTCTGCTGTTTCTAATCTCATCAAAAATACCTAACTACAGAACTCGAACACTGAGGAATCTATTCTAACAGCTCTGTATTATAGATCAAGTTATTTGTGATAATTAGTTAAGACATAGtgatgatttaaaataaatattgcctCAAACTAAGATTGTCTAACCAGCTCTGGTTTAAAACTCTCTATAACAATGCAGATAAGTCTTGGAACAAGATGATAAAAGTGTGGCTTCTCACCTGCTTTTCCTTGTCTACCCACAGCTTACATACACAATGACTGTAAGGGGTGTCTTGATCTCTTTGCTTTTTTGATGTTCTTTTGAAAATTGAAGATTTCAGCTCTCTTCCTTACAGATGTGTATTTGCTCTGTAGCTAAGAGTGTATGTTGGAACCTGGTTCAACGTGATGCACCCACATACGTTGTATCACATACATGAAAGATCCTGGGGAACTTGAGTTGTGTGCTTGCAATAAATACTGGATAAGTGTTTGCAGCGTGGGATTTAATTCTCATATATAGTGCTCTTTTTGCAGGCACTGAGCAGTCTGTCAGGGCTGGAACACACCCATGTCCTCCCTTCTAAAGTCCTGCTGGGCCAGGATTAGTGCGTGCTGGAAGACTGGGGTTAGATCTCTGATACATCGTGTGATCGGTCAGGAAAGGACAGTTCATAATTCCAGCGTTGCACTTTTTCATCTGCGCAGAGCGAGGTGTGCATAGAAAGGTATTTCTACTGACTGCTCGTTTAATTTTCACTGGGCCTTTGTGCATGAGGCAGTAAAATCCTGTCTAGAATTTGCAGGAGTTATTTATAAATAGTTATAGTTCAAACTGTACTTGACTTCTGTGATCATACACAAGTGTCCTTTGTTGAAGTCATTGTCAGCAACTCTTGTTTGGCTCAAATGGCAAAGTTCAAGTGCAGTGGTAGCTCAAAAGCTGTTCCATCCTCTCTGAAAATCGCATCCTGCTAACCAAAGTATTTATATTTTCCTTGGAGCTACCTGGCAGGACAAGCCCCTTAGCCCAAGGCATTTCCAGCCAAGTTGCTTTGCTCGCATTTTGAGCAACAATGAGAGAGGAAGATGGAAAACAAATGGGATGTTAGATACACAGGAAGGGGAGCCAAAGATGTTGTTCTTTTGATGTATTGACATGTTGGCGTGGGTGGAGTAGGATGCTCACAAGGACTCACTAATTTTACCATGATTTAACTAGAAATGTGAGGTTTGAGGAGAGGGAAACAGCCCtttaaaatgcttattttttGGAGAGAAAATGTGCAGGTAGAACTTAAAGGTGAAGAAATCTGTGTGTACCTGTTTCTCGCCtattgaaaacaacaaaaatatttaaagttttgATATAAGCGCTACCCCGAGGATTTCAGAATGCTTTTCCTAACCAAGAAGTATTTTGGCAGAAGTTGTTTCTAATGCGGTATTAAGCAAATATAATTCCTGTGATCTGTGGCCTGTATATGGGAATACATGTGTAGCCTTCCTCTTTGTGATTCAGCAGTAGCCATGTTTTTGATTTTCAATATTTGCTTACCTCACATCAGTGATACGACAAGAGCCCAAACAGGCTGGGAGactggcacagctgctggggaaCCCAGCGGTTCCCAAGAACCTCTCAGAGGGATTGGATGAGACCCCTTTACACTTAGGGAGGTCTGAGCCTTCTGTAGGATCTGGTTACTTGGGAATGTTCTACTGTGCTGCAAGTCACATGTTGCCATGTTACTGCAATGAATGAAGCGCAGTCTTGGGTTGCATGCACTAATCTTCTCATTTTATTTAATCCTCAGATTCGGTTAAAGTATCGTGAGTCCAGAATCATCCAGTTTGTGGCAATGCAGTGTGTGCAGAATGTCAGAGCAGTATCTCTAGATGGAATGAAAAcaccattgattttttttaatttgaagagcCAAAGAATTCCACTGGTAAGATAGGAAAAAAGGCAAGAGCAGTTGGCTATTTAGACATCAATACCAAGTTgacacctttttccttttctactaCATACTAATATCACTCAGTTATAACTTTAGAtatcctttctttttatttcacctTATTTTTTGAAAAGGTAATGCAGCAAGAATGACTGTATAGGCCAGCTCCGTTCTTGCTGCAAGTGGAAGGAGTTTCCACCTATCTAAAGGGGTTGAGCCTTCTGAAAGTCTGTTCTCTTTATTTCCAACTTATTTGTGAATTCTGGACAATGCTTTCTTAAAGGAAAATTTTCTTGTATTATACTCTCATTTAAGAAAGTTCCCATCATTAAACCTTGAGACCAGACATGTTAATTAAAATTGGAGCTTAACTCCTAAATGGCCAGGCAATTTCAAAAATGTGTGGCTTTATATTTGATTAAAGAATTAAGAAATTAAATCTTCCCTAAGCAGTGAAAGGAATGGGAGCATTCTGCCTTATCAGGAATGATGTAATCTTGTCTTACGCTCTTTATTCTCAATACTTACAACGTTGTAATGCAGAATAGGAATCTCTGCTGTACCTACTCGTTCTTGAGCCTTCAAACAGAGCGAATCACAGTGGCACTTCCTGCCATACTTTCTCTGACGTGACACCAATCTGTCACTTCTTATTTTTGTGATGTCTTCTGGAGCTGCCTTTCTTGGCTTGCTTTCTTAGAAAACTCTGTGGATGTTTGCTGCTGGAATCCTCTTACTAGACAGAATGAACTGGATTAGTGAAGAGAGCTTACTGATTAATGCATAGCTACATGGCACTGCCTGCTCTAAGTGCTCTCATTTGAAGGGAACGGTGGAGTGAAAGAGATCAGGGCAAAAGTTGGTGTCTgctgttttttttaaagtatgttcaTACAATAGCAATACTGTAAATTGGGATTTGTGTAGCATTATTCATTCTTCAAGGCTCCTTAAAATATCATGTGGTGACTGTAAGTACTAGTGTTGAAGAGTCAGAAGTTCTTTCtgcatcaaaaccaaaacacactgcACAGACTTATAACTGTTTGCCCTGATTCACTTGACATTAGTAGTGACATAACTGAAGAAGAAATGGAAGATCAAAGGAGGAGCAACCGCACTTTCGGCAAAAAGAGCTGCAGAAATGGATTAAAAGGTTTTACTAGTCAAAATTCAAGAATGGTTTAAGTACGAGGATACTAGTTGTCTTCCGCAATTAGGTGATTTTATGTAGCAGTTAATGTACGTAACTACAAATACATGAGAATCTGATTAATCACTTCATGAATCAGTTGTGAAATATGATTGCCTTTGTATCAGAAGGTGGCAGCATGAAGAATTACACTCCTAAACAGTATGAATGAAGCAGTGTGAGAAGCTGGGCCCAATGTTATCGGAGGCACTGTGGGCTCTTCTGTAGCTGTGCAAAAAGCTGCTTGGTGTTAACTAATGCCTGTGATTCCTCTGGTTTAGAAATGGGAGAGTTTTGAGACACTTCTTCCTGCCTTTGAGTTGTTCCTGAACGTGGACAGTAGGCTTTAAGCTGTGTTTTGATTCACAGACATTTGATCAGTGCCAAGAAGTGACTCTCGTCCATCATAACCATGCACCGGTGGCTATTCCAGAAAAAGGGGCAATGCCCTTTAGGCGTTTTGAGACCAGAATCCCTGGATTTCTCTGTTAGCTGAAAGGTAACCTGACATTGACCTGTATGTGGCAGGGAAATGCCAAAGTGAAGAACAGAGAGACACAAGTTGTGTCCTCGGAGGCACTCCCTCCTGTTCCGTTGGAACGCTGCCATGGGGAGAGCAGGAGCTCCTGCAGCTGGGGGAGTGCTCCCAGCAAGGAAACGCTTAGTAATGGGACGCTGCTCCAGAAGTGGTGGATTAGATGAAGACACTGAGTTGCTTTCTTGCTGCTGgcgccttttttaattttttccttactTAAGGAAGCATCAGTATGGCTTCTGGAACATTGAAGAGCCTGAGCCTCCTTGCATGAAGTTCACCACTTGAAAACATGCCAAATATTGTGCTGTGCCAAGCAAGCAAGTAATTACCAATTCGTACTTACAAAGTTGTTCTGCAAAGAGTGGAAGCAGAGATAAGTGGGTACATGCAACCCTGGGAAGCATTAATAGCAATAAAACCACAATTTCAGCTGGGGCACAGGGATGGTCAGTAGAGCAGGAAAGGTGCAGGAGCTGCGTTTTAAGAAGCTCAACATGCAGGAATTTACCTGGAGTTGTTTGGAGCTGCGGTCAGTGGCATCACTGGGAACTGGTTCTTGGTGGGGGCAGAGGGGCTCAGCAGGAGAGCTCCCGTTTTGGAGTTCTTGAGCTTGGAAAGGCATTCAGGAGATAACTTAGGAGCATGAAAAGACAGTAAGATAAACCATCAGCTGTTAAGAGAATCATCTGTTCAGATGGCAGCGTCTCGGTGCTCTGGGGACATTTGAGACTTACTGTGAGCCTTATGCAGCTCTTACTGatggtttgtattttttccctgttCAAAAACAACTAGCTTCGTGAAATCTCTGTGACATATGCTACTGAACTGTACAACTGGTGTACTGATGAGCAGTTTAGTTCACTTGGGGGAGAAATCTTAGTACCAGGTAGGAGAATACACATGAATTATCATGTGTGTCTCTAGACGAGGGAGAGGCTGCAACAGTGACATCTCTTATTAGAAATGGCCATGTCTGCAGTCAGGAAACGGGCAGACAAAAAAATTTGCAGACCAAGTTAAAGCTAATTAATGACCCACTATATAActcggagagaaaaaaaaaccctgttcagTTATCTAAGTTTGCTGAtactttcaaaacaaaatgatGACTAAATAGTAATGTGTACTCCAAAGAATGAGTGATATACTAAGATGAATAGGATTTAGGCACCGTTTATCACAGTTAAGCCATAGCCTGAATACCATAATGCTGATTACTTAAATTCATTATGCAGACAGTATAATCTAGCAGTCAGTAATGTGCCTGTGAGAAGGAGGAAACTATTTCTGTCATTTTAAACTGAATGGTAGGCACAGGGTGATGGATGAGATTGTGCTTTCTCTTATTTCTAAGATACAATCCTAACACTTGTAACAACGCTTTTGTCTGCAGCAAGGTCCATTAAACCCACTAAATTCTTACATTCTACACGTTAAAGAATTCAGAAGAACTGTGAAATCCACCACCACTGATGAAAGGCTCATTTTATACCCTGAGTCTTTCAGTAATATCATGACATTTCACCTAGTCTGAAGCTGTTTCTCaaactgaaaatgcatttttgatTCCCTTAGACTCTTAGCTCTTCAAGTTTGCTGGATCCAGACAAACAAGCAGTGTTTTGTGATAAATGCCTTCCCAAAGCCTTCCTGCCTCGAACCGCCAGATGAGTCAGACTTAGTGCCTTTCAGCTTCCAGTCACGGAACTACTTTGTCAAAGGTAGGAAGTGTGATTTGCTAGACGTGTGGAATCTAAGGCACAGAAAGGTTAAAAGTTTAGGTTTAGATGGTCACTTCAGCTGTCAAAAGGGAGCTTTACACCTTTGCAGCTCTTTAGCTTCGTATTGGGAATCTCACTCAGCAGCAAGGTGCAAGGTAGGGTTAGAGTGTAGTGCCTTTGTGTGCAGGAGTGCGAGTGAACCATTTGATATTTGTACGTAAGGGATATACAGGTATGTCACTGCACACACAAGCGTCACTGGCATGTCTTAGATCATCTCTGTTTAAATATCTGGCAGTGCACGGGTGCGCTTCCAGCTTCCCTCTGTGTGACCAGCCTTTGTCCTGTGCGGTGAATAACAGTTTGTTTTTACCCTGCAAGCATGGAATTAGTGAGAAGGGGAAAAGATAAAGCCCAGAAGCAAATGGGTTTCCTGtggggcagctctgctggccaGCAGCTCTTTACCTCCAGGTAGCACTCACTGCTTGCTTCTTTAACTTCTTAAATAGTATTTGTGAAGCGTAGGGAATGAAATAACACAGGAAAGTTGAGATATTTATCTaatgtcctcttcccttttattTCTAAAAGCCACGGCCAGGattgatttgtattttttaaagcctTGTCTGTGGGGAAACGAAGACGCTCCATGCTGGAGTGGGTACGACAGGGCTGTGATCATTAACACGATTTGATATGCTCAGTGCAGACCTGCCTTGAAGCAAATCACCAGAGAGATCCGCGTGGGGCAGGGCCCTCGGGGAAAGGCTGGCTACGTTCTCTTGCTTTAGCGAGCCAGCACACTAGGCTTTGTCAAATGGGCTGAAGGAGACGCTTTGCAGAACCAGGGCCATTCTGCTAAAAATGCTACAGACCTGTAATTTGGAAGAACATTGGCTATAACACATTATCTTTGCTGCCATTGCTACAaagtggaagaggaaaaataGATTTTGCTTTCTGCTGCTACTGCAGTGTAGGAGGCATTAACTTCTGGAAACCAGGAGGGAGATTGAACCTTAGATGCTCCTAgtgactgaaattaaaaaaaaaaatcagctgtacATTATTTAAACCTAAAAACCACCCCTGATGTATCTAATAAGCAAAGCCATGGAAAATACcctcagaattttaaaaataggctTTACTTTGGACAGTAAACAAAATAACCGCAAATCGAAGGCCCTCAGCTATGAGAAAAATACTCGAGAGAACAACCTGTTTAAAAGTAACCTGAACCAACCACAAAACTAGTGCAGTTGAAACAAGtattcaggaagaaaaagaaatctgctaTTAGAAAAATAGGTAAGGGGATCTTCTGAAGGAAACCTCTGTAGTGATGGTACTGCTCCTGTTATCAGTGCATCTTTTGCCTGGGTTAGGACATGTAATACTTGCTGGTTTTTATGGGCACGGACTATTTTGTTATGCTTCTGTATATCACAGTTGTTATCAATAATGCTCTTCTCAATGAGAGAAATCCTGTAGTTTCACTGCTTCACTCTTTCCCACTAATTTATTTTCCCTCAAACATCTTTTTTCGTGTTTCGAACCACCCgagctgtgatccatctgtctgTGGTGGAGATGTTTATTCTTAGTCCAAGATGAAGTTTCAGACTTCTGTTTCTTAGTtaccattttccttttctcttcaccCAAGACCCATATATTCGGATGTGCGATACTGACAACCTACAATTTCAAGCGGAGCAACTTAAAAAATGGAAACACCTTGAACAGTTCTGGGAATCTTCTGAGGTGTGTTGCTGATCTGCGCCAGGACAGTAGCTGCAGCATGAAGTCTAAGGACTATATGCAGGCTTTTCTGCACTGAGatgcttccatttttttcttaGTCTTTTGTTGCTTCAGACTAGAGTTGTATCTTAATGGCTCGTTTCGAGACACTCCCTTCATGAGTCTTTTTCAGTTCCCTTGAGTCTGAGGTCAGCTGGAGTTTTATAGTCTACTCCCAGAAACCTTTGtagctctcctccctccctcgggatttgcctttctcttttatttcaggCTTGCACCACTGATGCTAATCCAGGAGCAGCTTTCTGTCATCCCCCCCTTGCTCCTGGCCGTTGGGTTTCAGCTGCTAGGCACGGCTGATGGCTTAGGCTCAGCTTTGTGCTGCACTTGCAGCCCTGCCCCAGGAGCCACGCTGCGCTGGCTCGGGGGGTGATGGTTGCTGACAGCGTGACACCGCTGGGATTGCATTACCCAGGCATGCAGAACAGAGAGAGTGCCTGTCTGGCCTCACAAAATGAACACGCCAGTGGAGAAAAATACGAGGCAGCGGTAGAGCGAGGGCTGCACACCAGCGGGCTTTCGGCTGTTCAAATAGCTCTTTTCTTTCATTATGAAGaaaattttaacatttaaaaaaaaatgtcttgtaTGCACAGGCTTAGGGAAATGGAATCTCAGAGCTGACCAATCAGTTTAAATTCAGAATCAAGTTTAATCCAAGAAAAATGTATTACACGGACCAATCTTATTTCTTCTTCAACCCACTTTACATCAAATGGAGAGCGTCATTAGGGTCCTGAAGCTTCACTGTCCCTCCCTCACCACTTCGAGCTCCTTCCCCAAAGCCCCCACTAAATCCCTGTCCGAGCGCATCCTCCAATCCTTTCAGAAGCAATTGGCTTACCCACAAACAAGCGGAAACCCAGTGTGCCGCCTCGTTACTGTTCTGCCTTCTCCTCAGGAGCCCAGCATGACCAAATCCTTCCACGAGATACCAGGCTTAGGAAGTTACTTTATTTTTGACTCTTGGTACAGATCCGGCACACGTTTTTCTCTGGGCCTTTGTATACAGTGCTGACTTCTGCACTGCACCCACTGAAATGTGCATAAACATTACGCTTGTGATTCTGAGTGGGGTGGGGACAATTTTGTCATGGGGAGAACTTAGATCCACCTATGATCAGGTAAGGCACTCCAGTGACACATTAAGGGATGTTGTAAATTTAAAAGCCCAAACCCTCATAGAACCCTCAGGGTATGCTTatattttgtttcaaatgtgTTTGTGGGAAGAAATGGACTGGAAAATTTGAACTTGTGGCCTTGTCTACACTGTGAATATTTACCAGAGAGTTTTTTTTGTCTGCAAGCAAGCTGTTAATGCAATTGATAGATTCCCTTTTTCTCTTAAACTTATTGCCCCTTCCTTTTCAGATAAGCTATTTCTCAGGACTAACTGAGGGTTCTGAAGGCAGTACTGACTGCAGCTGTCCAGCCACAGCCTCCAAAAGGGTAAAGCAAACTGGGGTTCACGCCACAGTTCAGTGTCTGGTCTGGAACTCCCAGTTAGGTCTGGCTGCAGAAACATTGCACTTTAGGTCatattcttccttttttaaactCATTTCTGCTTGGAGTTGCAACAGTAGCAAGGTGTCTTTTGATGTGAACTGGAACTATAGAAGAGATGTTCTGTATAGGTTGCTTTTCAAGGCTGTGGGCACTCCTATACTGCTGGGGAGCAGTCAGATCAACTAGATGGTGATGGACATGCTGAGCGGGGTGCAGGGAGGTAACCTCACGGAGTCCTTAAAAGCAGTAATGCAGCTATTCGTAACAAGCACCAGAAACTGAAAATGGTGAGGAAAAGCAACTCGGTGTATGTGACATCAGGAAACATGTGTGTCATCCTAGATTCCATCCCTAACTGTGGAAAGGGGAGGAACAGAACTATCAAGGCTATTTATCTCAATCAATATCGGTTGCTTCACTCTCAGCA is from Patagioenas fasciata isolate bPatFas1 chromosome 3, bPatFas1.hap1, whole genome shotgun sequence and encodes:
- the ACYP2 gene encoding acylphosphatase-2 isoform X4, yielding MYTEEEARKLGVVGWVKNTSQGTVTGQVQGPEDKVNAMKSWLSKVGSPSSRIDRTNFSNEKEISKLDFSGFSTRY